One Melospiza melodia melodia isolate bMelMel2 chromosome 1, bMelMel2.pri, whole genome shotgun sequence genomic window carries:
- the LOC134420386 gene encoding transmembrane protein 14C-like, which yields MAVDWLGFGYAALVASGGIIGYAKAGSVPSLAAGLFFGSLAGLGAYQVSQNPHNIWVSLITSGALTAVMGTRFYHSRKFMPAGLIAGVSLLMVGRLALKMLEKPQEK from the exons ATGGCAGTGGACTGGCTCGGTTTTGGCTACGCCGCCCTGGTGGCATCAGGAGGAATCATTGGCTATGCAAAAGCAG GTAGTGTTCCATCACTAGCTGCTGGCCTTTTCTTTGGGAGTTTGGCTGGACTGGGTGCTTATCAGGTCTCACAGAATCCACATAACATTTGGGTTTCTCTGA TTACATCTGGAGCATTGACTGCTGTCATGGGAACAAGATTTTACCACTCCAGAAAATTCATGCCTGCAGGGCTAATTGCTGGTGTCAG TTTGCTAATGGTTGGAAGATTAGCACTGAAGATGTTGGAAAAGCCCCAGGAAAAGTAA
- the PAK1IP1 gene encoding p21-activated protein kinase-interacting protein 1 isoform X2, with translation MELVAGCYEQVLLGFATRPGQSWTVVPDFTHHAHTASLSAVAVNNRYVVTGSRDETIQIYDMKKKIEHGALLQHNGTITSLEFYGTSHLLSGAEDGLICIWNTKRWECLKSIKAHKGHVTSLSIHPSGKLALSVGTDKTLRTWNLVEGRSAFIKNLKQNAHIIKWSPDGEKYVTVIANKVDIYRLDTASITGTITTEKRISSLRFITDSVLAIAGDDEMIRFYSCDSQKSLCEFKAHENRIKDIYSFEREGQHVIVTASSDGYIKMWNLDLDKIRDGPSLLCEVNTKARLTCLAVWLDQASEMKENSDKTATSSQEDEKSSIARTNKDFWTTKRVKILKRKRKIIPEKQKLAAPVQKKKKKQNSLA, from the exons ATGGAGCTGGTGGCGGGGTGCTACGAGCAGGTGCTGCTGGGGTTCGCCACGCGGCCCGGCCAG TCTTGGACAGTCGTCCCTGATTTTACACATCATGCCCACACTGCCTCATTGTCAGCAGTAGCAGTGAATAACAGATATGTGGTCACTGGGAGCAGAGATGAGACAATCCAAATCTATGACATGAAAAAAAAGATTGAACATGGAGCGCTGCTACAGCACAATG GCACGATAACTTCTTTGGAGTTCTATGGGACTTCACATCTGCTGAGTGGGGCTGAAGATGGGCTCATTTGTATCTGGAACACAAAGAGATGGGAATGTCTGAAATCCATTAAGGCACATAA GGGACATGTGACATCTCTTTCCATTCATCCTTCTGGGAAATTAGCTTTGTCAGTCGGAACAGATAAAACATTAAG AACTTGGAATCTTGTAGAAGGACGATCGGCCTTCATCAAAAACCTGAAGCAAA ATGCACACATAATTAAATGGTCCCCTGATGGAGAGAAGTATGTGACCGTGATAGCAAACAAAGTGGATATCTACAGACTTGACACAGCTTCAATCACTGGCACCATTACAACAGAGAAGAGGATTTCTTCACTTAGATTTATTACA GATTCTGTCCTTGCCATAGCTGGAGATGATGAAATGATTAGGTTCTACAGCTGTGACTCTCAAAAAAGCTTGTGTGAATTTAAAGCTCATGAAAACAG AATAAAAGACATTTACAGTTTTGAAAGAGAAGGACAGCATGTCATTGTTACTGCATCCAGTGATGGTTACATTAAAATGTGGAATCTGGATCTTGATAAG ATTAGAGATGGGCCATCTTTACTGTGTGAAGTCAATACCAAAGCTAGGCTGACGTGTCTAGCAGTGTGGCTTGACCAAGcttcagaaatgaaagaaaactCTGATAAAACTGCAACATCATCTCAAG AAGATGAAAAATCATCAATAGCCAGGACAAACAAAGATTTTTGGACTACTAAAAGggttaaaatattaaaaagaaagagaaaaattattccagAGAAACAAAAGCTGGCAGCTCCAGtgcaaaagaagaagaagaaacagaaTAGCTTGGCATGA
- the PAK1IP1 gene encoding p21-activated protein kinase-interacting protein 1 isoform X1 — translation MELVAGCYEQVLLGFATRPGQSWTVVPDFTHHAHTASLSAVAVNNRYVVTGSRDETIQIYDMKKKIEHGALLQHNGTITSLEFYGTSHLLSGAEDGLICIWNTKRWECLKSIKAHKGHVTSLSIHPSGKLALSVGTDKTLRTWNLVEGRSAFIKNLKQNAHIIKWSPDGEKYVTVIANKVDIYRLDTASITGTITTEKRISSLRFITDSVLAIAGDDEMIRFYSCDSQKSLCEFKAHENRIKDIYSFEREGQHVIVTASSDGYIKMWNLDLDKIRDGPSLLCEVNTKARLTCLAVWLDQASEMKENSDKTATSSQETEDEKSSIARTNKDFWTTKRVKILKRKRKIIPEKQKLAAPVQKKKKKQNSLA, via the exons ATGGAGCTGGTGGCGGGGTGCTACGAGCAGGTGCTGCTGGGGTTCGCCACGCGGCCCGGCCAG TCTTGGACAGTCGTCCCTGATTTTACACATCATGCCCACACTGCCTCATTGTCAGCAGTAGCAGTGAATAACAGATATGTGGTCACTGGGAGCAGAGATGAGACAATCCAAATCTATGACATGAAAAAAAAGATTGAACATGGAGCGCTGCTACAGCACAATG GCACGATAACTTCTTTGGAGTTCTATGGGACTTCACATCTGCTGAGTGGGGCTGAAGATGGGCTCATTTGTATCTGGAACACAAAGAGATGGGAATGTCTGAAATCCATTAAGGCACATAA GGGACATGTGACATCTCTTTCCATTCATCCTTCTGGGAAATTAGCTTTGTCAGTCGGAACAGATAAAACATTAAG AACTTGGAATCTTGTAGAAGGACGATCGGCCTTCATCAAAAACCTGAAGCAAA ATGCACACATAATTAAATGGTCCCCTGATGGAGAGAAGTATGTGACCGTGATAGCAAACAAAGTGGATATCTACAGACTTGACACAGCTTCAATCACTGGCACCATTACAACAGAGAAGAGGATTTCTTCACTTAGATTTATTACA GATTCTGTCCTTGCCATAGCTGGAGATGATGAAATGATTAGGTTCTACAGCTGTGACTCTCAAAAAAGCTTGTGTGAATTTAAAGCTCATGAAAACAG AATAAAAGACATTTACAGTTTTGAAAGAGAAGGACAGCATGTCATTGTTACTGCATCCAGTGATGGTTACATTAAAATGTGGAATCTGGATCTTGATAAG ATTAGAGATGGGCCATCTTTACTGTGTGAAGTCAATACCAAAGCTAGGCTGACGTGTCTAGCAGTGTGGCTTGACCAAGcttcagaaatgaaagaaaactCTGATAAAACTGCAACATCATCTCAAG AAACAGAAGATGAAAAATCATCAATAGCCAGGACAAACAAAGATTTTTGGACTACTAAAAGggttaaaatattaaaaagaaagagaaaaattattccagAGAAACAAAAGCTGGCAGCTCCAGtgcaaaagaagaagaagaaacagaaTAGCTTGGCATGA